AGCAATTCATGGATGCATGTGATGCGAATGGAATGGGAATCAGCAATGAACAGGCAGCCCTGGAATGGTCGCAGAGGTCGGCGCGTCAGGACGGAGGGCAATGCCAATGCAATGCAGAATGCACAATCACCCACATGCTCTGTCTCAAGCGTGTCTCCAGTTAAAACTGAAACCAGCAGTCACACCCCCCGTGGTGCATCAAGGATTAGACAGGACACAAAAGAGCCATGCAATTAAGTTCAGCAGTTCCATAAGAAAAATGATAAACAGACAATCACTAGAGTACCAACGGCAACGACTCACCACCACAGACACACTACAGAATCAAGTTATTCTAAGCAAGCAGAATAAGAACCAAGACACAACATCTCGTTCCAATCCCATCAGGTAAACAAAACAAACTCTGCTGCTGCGGCCCACTTCTAAATCACCAGAAACCAAACGCTGCTTCATCTCCAGCTAGGATTAGGCCTCGTCAGCATAGGCTGGCTCCAGGatggccgcctccgcctcctgcACCTCCTTCTCCGTCTTCCGCCCCTTCTTCGACTTGTAGTACACGCTCATGAACGTCCCCACTGCTCCGTACTTGCGACGGCAGTGCTCGTAGTGGGATGCGTCAAACATTCTCCAGAAGTCCTTCTCGTTCAGCTCCGACACAGCGTACTGCGGCTGGTAGCTGTGGTTCTCGATCAGCCACTGCTCCAGCCGGTGCACCGCTTCCGCACCGTTGAACTCCTCGCACCTTAGCACAGCAGCGGGAGCGTAGTACACACCCACGTCCGTGAACATCTGTGCGTAGCTTGTGTCACCCTGCCTGTGCTGGTGCTCGAACCCAGGCTCAGGGTACACCATTGTCTTCACAGGCAGCTTGTACAGACGGTGAGGGCACAGCCACAGCGGATATACCTGCCAATGTATATAGTATTTAGTGACTCATCATTCACTgccaaataaataaataaattgcagtgtgtggtatgCAATAATAATAATAACAATAACTAACAAGATACCACGCACCTCCATCTCGCGGTGGACAAACTCAAGGGCATCTCCAACCTTGTACAGCGGCACCAGCATGTCCTGGATCACGTGGTTGTCATGGTAGTAGTTCCTGATAGCCTCACCCTGGGTTGCCTTCAGCAGAGACACCTTTGGTGGCATCAGCCAACCCAGCAGGAACCTGAACCAGAACTGGTCGCCGAACGGCAAGATCAGCTTCCCCTCCCAGTACAGGCACCGGGTGTGACGGTGGTAGTACTCTCTTGTCGGGATGTACTCCACAAACTCACCCCTCTTCAGGGCCGTCTGAGCATGCTGGTAGAACCAAGGCTTAAACCACCACCCGACGCTGTTGATCTTGTTGCCCTTCCTCTTTGCCTCTTCTTTCGAAGCATAAACGCCAGTCATCATCACACCCTCGCTCTCTGTGTACACCATTCCTTCAACAAAGTCAGGGACCTTTGCAGGGTCACCGTCTCTTGGTGCGAAAGAATCAGCATAGGCCTGCGCAATTTCCTTCAGAGTCCCCTTGACTGGAATGTACGTGAGCTTCATGTATTCCTTGATGGGAATGAGCTTGATCTCAGCAGAGACAAGGAACCCAAGTGTTCCCTGGGACCAGGGAATGCCATAGAAAAGGTCAGAGTACTCGTTATCCTTGGTGGCTCTAACAACCCTGCCATCTGCA
The genomic region above belongs to Panicum hallii strain FIL2 chromosome 4, PHallii_v3.1, whole genome shotgun sequence and contains:
- the LOC112889248 gene encoding delta(24)-sterol reductase-like; this encodes MADVHEPLVRRKRKKVLVDYLVQFRWILVIFVVLPISALIYFNIYLGDMWSAMKSEKKRQKQHDENVQKVVKRLKQRNPKKDGLVCTARKPWIAVGMRNVDYKRARHFEVDLSAFRNILEIDKERMVAKVEPLVNMGQITRATCPMNLALAVVAELDDLTVGGLINGYGIEGSSHLYGLFSDTVVAIEVVLADGRVVRATKDNEYSDLFYGIPWSQGTLGFLVSAEIKLIPIKEYMKLTYIPVKGTLKEIAQAYADSFAPRDGDPAKVPDFVEGMVYTESEGVMMTGVYASKEEAKRKGNKINSVGWWFKPWFYQHAQTALKRGEFVEYIPTREYYHRHTRCLYWEGKLILPFGDQFWFRFLLGWLMPPKVSLLKATQGEAIRNYYHDNHVIQDMLVPLYKVGDALEFVHREMEVYPLWLCPHRLYKLPVKTMVYPEPGFEHQHRQGDTSYAQMFTDVGVYYAPAAVLRCEEFNGAEAVHRLEQWLIENHSYQPQYAVSELNEKDFWRMFDASHYEHCRRKYGAVGTFMSVYYKSKKGRKTEKEVQEAEAAILEPAYADEA